A window of the Gemmatimonadota bacterium genome harbors these coding sequences:
- a CDS encoding ATP-binding protein: MGETRVNLAHLLGDLRDAYPGSLEETIVTEMVANALDSGARQIALSTDPVAGTVTVTDDGKGMSRSAMSRYHDLASTSKRRGRSIGFAGVGIKLGLLISDDVVTESRNKRTHLATSWRLTSKNRAPWRWIDPQGILHGGGDDGQGPTPGTALRLYLTNPLSPLLDLGFIEGVLLDHFRPLLDPHFDQILASVYPHGIRFLVNGREMPRTAPEPGRTTIRIRLGRQRKPSGIGYVLKDPDVADHERGIAISTLGKVIKRGWDWLGLAPGEAASVTGLIEVPALAEVLTLNKADFIRTGQQGAIFLAYRKAIQEPVAQLLVEWGNAPRPSASRRPRTRSLERDLGSVLADLSGDFPLIATLVERRPGGQRRLALGEPGSPGKGVSPALKADRGAATPSAEGTSPTPDEALGHEAGAPERGHETTEADRTGDASLPGSKTRKKPATYSLSLRFESRPDDPALGRLVESTVWVNEAHPAYERALASRSEGYHVALTVALTLAPLTVEPARVQEFVSTFLARWGEAGTDDGRKKGS, encoded by the coding sequence ATGGGTGAAACCCGCGTAAACCTGGCGCACCTCCTCGGGGACCTCCGCGACGCGTACCCCGGTTCCCTGGAGGAGACGATCGTCACCGAGATGGTGGCGAACGCGCTCGACTCGGGCGCGCGCCAAATCGCCCTCTCGACCGACCCCGTGGCTGGCACAGTCACGGTGACGGACGACGGCAAGGGCATGAGCCGCTCGGCCATGTCGCGCTATCACGATTTGGCGTCTACGAGCAAGCGGCGTGGGCGGAGCATCGGATTCGCCGGGGTCGGCATCAAGCTGGGGCTCTTGATCTCGGACGACGTCGTCACGGAGAGCCGCAACAAGCGGACCCATCTCGCCACCTCGTGGCGGCTGACGTCGAAGAACCGGGCGCCATGGCGTTGGATTGACCCACAAGGGATCCTCCACGGCGGGGGCGACGACGGCCAGGGTCCGACCCCGGGCACCGCGTTGCGACTCTACTTGACGAACCCGCTGTCGCCGCTTCTCGACCTCGGCTTCATCGAGGGTGTGCTGCTGGACCATTTTCGACCGCTCCTGGATCCGCACTTCGACCAGATCCTCGCGTCCGTCTACCCACACGGGATCCGCTTTCTCGTGAACGGCAGGGAGATGCCGCGCACGGCGCCGGAGCCCGGCAGAACGACCATCCGCATCCGCCTCGGGAGGCAGCGGAAACCGTCCGGCATAGGCTACGTCCTGAAGGATCCCGACGTCGCGGACCACGAGAGGGGCATCGCGATCAGCACCTTGGGCAAGGTCATCAAGCGAGGCTGGGACTGGCTGGGGCTCGCTCCGGGCGAGGCCGCGTCCGTTACGGGCCTGATTGAGGTGCCCGCGCTCGCGGAAGTCCTGACGCTGAACAAGGCCGACTTCATTCGTACCGGCCAGCAGGGCGCGATATTCCTGGCGTATCGTAAGGCGATTCAGGAGCCGGTGGCGCAGCTGCTGGTCGAATGGGGGAATGCCCCCCGCCCGTCGGCCTCGCGCCGGCCCCGGACACGGTCGCTGGAGCGGGACCTGGGGTCCGTCCTTGCAGATCTCTCGGGAGACTTTCCGCTGATCGCCACGCTCGTCGAGCGCCGCCCGGGCGGTCAACGTCGTCTCGCACTGGGTGAACCGGGATCGCCCGGCAAGGGTGTCAGTCCCGCACTCAAGGCAGACCGCGGCGCAGCCACGCCGTCGGCCGAGGGCACATCGCCGACCCCCGACGAGGCACTCGGCCACGAGGCCGGCGCGCCGGAACGAGGGCACGAGACCACTGAGGCTGACCGTACGGGGGACGCCTCGCTGCCTGGAAGCAAGACGCGGAAAAAGCCGGCAACATACAGCCTTTCGCTCCGGTTCGAGAGCCGCCCCGACGATCCGGCACTGGGCCGACTCGTGGAGTCGACCGTGTGGGTCAACGAAGCCCACCCCGCGTACGAGCGTGCTCTCGCCTCGCGGTCGGAAGGGTACCACGTCGCATTGACAGTGGCGCTCACGCTGGCGCCTCTCACGGTCGAGCCCGCTCGAGTCCAGGAATTCGTGTCGACGTTCCTGGCTCGTTGGGGTGAGGCCGGTACGGATGATGGCCGAAAGAAGGGGTCGTGA
- a CDS encoding DUF2203 domain-containing protein — protein sequence MTEPFHSHAFTIAEANRLLPEMEDVMAEVERLRRELEEHEQQLQILDALWGPKVLEEGNPDHAELLRHRAAIDAITKRIEEVVNDEILARGIRFPSGGLEHGLLDFPTTLDGRWVYLCWMRAEPTVAHWHEITAGFAGRRPVTPEDSRRMGLEPLDPH from the coding sequence ATGACCGAGCCGTTCCACAGCCACGCCTTCACGATTGCCGAAGCCAACCGACTCCTCCCTGAGATGGAAGATGTCATGGCGGAGGTCGAGCGCCTCCGACGGGAGCTCGAGGAACACGAACAGCAGCTCCAGATCCTCGACGCGCTCTGGGGACCGAAGGTCCTGGAGGAAGGGAACCCAGACCATGCAGAGCTCCTGCGGCACCGGGCGGCCATCGACGCGATCACGAAGCGCATCGAGGAGGTGGTCAACGACGAGATCCTAGCCCGAGGCATTCGCTTCCCGTCCGGGGGCCTCGAGCACGGTCTGTTGGACTTCCCGACGACCCTGGACGGCCGCTGGGTCTACCTCTGCTGGATGAGGGCAGAGCCGACCGTAGCCCACTGGCACGAGATCACCGCGGGATTCGCCGGTCGTCGGCCCGTGACGCCCGAAGACAGCCGGCGCATGGGCCTCGAGCCGCTCGACCCCCATTGA
- a CDS encoding metallophosphoesterase family protein yields MRLLLFSDIHRDADAARSVVECSADADVLVCAGDLAVMREGLQKPVDILAAAAPPTVLVAGNGESDEELAAACAGWANAHVLHGSGCEIDGVSFWGLGGGVPVTPFGSWSFDLGEDDARMLLSGCPEGAILVTHSPPLGHVDETGGRHLGSRAVLETIERARPRLVVCGHIHSCWTKESWVGDTRIVNAGPAGVWVEL; encoded by the coding sequence ATGCGGCTCCTCCTCTTCAGCGACATTCACCGCGATGCCGACGCAGCCCGTAGCGTCGTCGAGTGCTCTGCAGATGCCGATGTCCTCGTCTGCGCGGGGGACCTGGCGGTGATGCGGGAGGGTCTCCAGAAGCCGGTGGACATCCTGGCTGCAGCGGCACCGCCCACGGTGCTGGTAGCGGGAAACGGGGAGTCCGACGAGGAACTCGCCGCCGCCTGCGCCGGATGGGCGAACGCGCACGTTCTTCACGGCTCCGGGTGCGAGATCGACGGCGTGTCGTTCTGGGGCCTGGGCGGCGGCGTCCCCGTGACCCCCTTCGGCTCGTGGAGCTTCGACCTCGGTGAGGACGACGCCAGGATGCTGCTCAGCGGGTGCCCTGAGGGCGCGATCCTGGTCACGCACTCGCCACCCTTGGGTCACGTCGACGAGACAGGCGGGCGCCACCTCGGCAGCCGTGCAGTCCTGGAAACGATCGAGCGCGCACGGCCACGCCTGGTCGTGTGCGGCCACATCCACTCGTGCTGGACCAAGGAGTCCTGGGTCGGCGACACACGTATCGTGAACGCCGGCCCTGCCGGCGTCTGGGTGGAGCTGTAG
- a CDS encoding alginate export family protein has protein sequence MASFAAGPPARPPIRDVGSRGRGQLRPRLELHTAPARPSNELTTMRLRIRVVAEPESTVRIVAELQDVRTWGEERSTLTDYSADNLDLHQGFFDVTLSEQWSARIGRQEISFGGERLMGAVDWTQQGRSFDAVRTTLQIPDLTVDVFRAQLTEEAVDAGEDSALLGIYAVASRRSHNLDVFAFLERSPAADLRQWTSGLRAHGLLGLLAYRFEGAAQLGRRSGARVRGWMLGVRLGRGLPKPLGDVSLWYDHLSGDAAPDDGTVRTFETLFATNHKFYGFADLFLNIPRDTGGRGLRDLALKWKLAGPAGTSIGVDLHAFRLAEAKGLGTARFAEEVDVTLGYGVNSSLRLTAGFSHVWERLGLGEIGRNAGRHTFTYLMTSVVF, from the coding sequence GTGGCGAGCTTCGCTGCTGGGCCTCCTGCTCGGCCTCCCATCCGGGATGTCGGGTCAAGAGGTCGCGGTCAGCTCCGGCCGCGTCTCGAGCTGCACACTGCACCGGCGCGGCCTTCGAACGAACTGACGACGATGCGCCTGCGGATCAGGGTCGTAGCGGAACCCGAGTCCACTGTAAGGATCGTCGCCGAGCTGCAGGACGTGCGGACGTGGGGGGAGGAGCGGAGCACTCTGACCGACTACAGCGCCGACAACCTCGACCTCCATCAGGGGTTCTTCGACGTGACCCTGAGCGAGCAATGGTCGGCGCGCATCGGACGGCAGGAGATCTCCTTCGGTGGTGAGCGGCTGATGGGTGCGGTGGATTGGACCCAGCAGGGCCGCTCTTTCGATGCGGTCCGCACTACGCTTCAGATCCCTGATCTCACCGTCGATGTATTCCGAGCCCAACTGACCGAAGAAGCCGTCGACGCGGGGGAGGACTCGGCTCTGCTCGGGATCTACGCGGTGGCATCCAGGAGAAGCCACAACTTGGATGTGTTCGCTTTCTTGGAGCGGTCGCCTGCGGCTGATCTGCGGCAGTGGACTTCCGGCCTGCGTGCCCACGGGCTGCTCGGGCTGTTGGCGTATCGCTTCGAAGGCGCGGCACAGCTCGGTCGGCGATCCGGCGCGCGCGTGCGCGGTTGGATGCTCGGGGTGCGCCTGGGACGTGGGCTGCCGAAGCCGCTCGGCGATGTGTCACTCTGGTACGACCACCTGTCCGGCGACGCCGCCCCTGATGATGGCACCGTGCGGACCTTCGAGACTCTCTTCGCCACGAACCACAAGTTCTACGGCTTCGCCGACCTGTTCCTGAACATCCCTCGGGACACAGGGGGCAGGGGCCTGCGGGACCTGGCGCTGAAGTGGAAGCTCGCTGGTCCGGCCGGGACGAGCATCGGGGTAGATCTCCACGCCTTCCGATTGGCGGAGGCGAAGGGGCTCGGGACGGCGAGGTTTGCCGAGGAGGTCGATGTCACGCTTGGCTATGGAGTCAACTCCTCGCTGCGGTTGACCGCCGGATTCTCGCACGTGTGGGAACGCCTCGGCCTGGGCGAGATCGGCCGAAACGCCGGGCGGCACACCTTCACCTATCTGATGACGAGTGTCGTTTTCTGA
- the hemH gene encoding ferrochelatase: protein MTTPQTNRGGPTGIVMMNLGGPKTLDDVGPFLMKLFEDREIIQLPVQNFLGPFIAKRRTPSVQKLYEEIGGGSPILEWTELQGRAMVARLDRMSPETAPHRFYVAFRYIEPLSETALLRMKADGVRRAVAFTQYPQFSCATTGSSLNELWRAAERLGLEDEFGWSVIDRWPTHPTFVEAMTQTVRAGLAAFDPHERDDVVIVFSAHSLPMKVINRGDPYPQEIGATVHEVMTRLGFSHEYLLSYQSEVGPVAWLGASTAKVIRMLGQKGRKNVLAVGVAFTTDHIETLSEIDIEYRDLGRKVGITNFKRAPALNDDAVFLDALAEIVHEHLQRGEACTKQYGFRCPGCENPECRRVLNPVAGYVRRPLEGSD from the coding sequence ATGACCACGCCCCAGACCAACCGCGGAGGGCCCACCGGCATCGTGATGATGAACCTCGGAGGGCCTAAGACTCTCGACGATGTCGGGCCGTTCTTGATGAAGCTCTTCGAGGACCGGGAAATCATCCAGCTGCCCGTCCAGAACTTCCTGGGTCCCTTCATCGCCAAGCGACGGACACCGTCCGTCCAGAAGCTCTACGAGGAGATCGGTGGCGGCTCTCCGATTCTCGAGTGGACGGAGCTTCAGGGCCGTGCGATGGTCGCGCGCCTCGATCGCATGTCGCCCGAGACCGCCCCTCACCGCTTCTACGTCGCCTTTCGCTACATCGAGCCGCTCAGCGAGACTGCGCTGCTGCGGATGAAGGCGGACGGGGTGCGCCGTGCAGTGGCGTTCACGCAGTATCCCCAGTTCTCGTGTGCGACCACAGGTTCGAGCCTCAATGAGCTCTGGCGTGCGGCCGAGCGGTTGGGGCTCGAAGACGAGTTCGGGTGGAGCGTCATCGATCGCTGGCCGACGCACCCCACTTTCGTCGAAGCGATGACCCAAACCGTGCGTGCGGGCCTAGCGGCCTTCGACCCGCACGAGCGGGACGACGTCGTGATCGTGTTCAGCGCGCACTCGCTCCCCATGAAGGTGATCAATCGGGGAGATCCGTACCCGCAGGAGATCGGCGCCACCGTCCACGAGGTCATGACGCGCCTGGGCTTCTCGCACGAATACCTGCTCTCGTACCAATCCGAGGTCGGTCCCGTAGCCTGGTTGGGCGCGAGCACCGCAAAAGTCATCCGCATGTTGGGCCAGAAGGGACGGAAGAATGTGCTTGCGGTCGGCGTCGCGTTCACCACGGACCACATCGAGACCCTGTCGGAGATCGACATCGAATACCGTGACCTCGGCCGGAAGGTCGGCATTACGAACTTCAAGCGCGCGCCCGCGCTGAACGACGATGCAGTCTTCCTCGACGCACTCGCCGAGATCGTTCACGAGCACCTCCAGCGCGGCGAGGCCTGCACGAAGCAGTACGGCTTCCGATGTCCGGGCTGTGAGAACCCCGAGTGTCGCCGTGTGCTCAACCCGGTCGCCGGGTACGTGCGCCGTCCTCTAGAAGGGAGCGACTGA
- the hemG gene encoding protoporphyrinogen oxidase — protein MSEPHVVVVGAGIAGLATAFRVERALARRRIGGSVTVLEAASRAGGNIRSESVEGFTVEWGPNGFLDNVDATLELAHDLGLRDEVQRADSKAATRYLWRAGSLHELPGGALAFVRSPVLSLRGRLRVLLEPFQPRGPITEDESVHAFGVRRIGTEAAHVLLDAMVSGTFAGDAKKLSLPSAFPKMRAMEVEHGSLVRAMIARKRSRSGGGPAGPGGTLTSFRGGMETLPRALHEHFGARLRLSTRVRRVRRADTGRWTLTLSEHERVVADHVVLAVPAPAAAAMTAHLDPELAEVLGRMPTAAVVVVALAYRESDLAGAPDGFGFLVPRCEGIRMLGCLRDSTIFPGRAPEGKVLLRVMVGGALDPGAIELTDEELEAVVRRELDTTLGVRASPLLTRVIRHPLGISQYTLGHEKRVRRIRNALDTHPGLTVAGSSYMGVSMNSCIERAGVDAEAVVDHLVSAPVEGADIPSREPDLVG, from the coding sequence GTGAGCGAGCCCCACGTCGTCGTCGTCGGAGCCGGGATCGCAGGCCTCGCTACCGCGTTCCGGGTCGAGAGGGCCCTCGCCCGAAGGCGGATCGGGGGGTCGGTGACCGTGCTGGAAGCGGCGTCCCGCGCGGGCGGCAACATCCGGTCGGAGTCGGTCGAGGGATTCACCGTGGAGTGGGGTCCCAACGGGTTCCTCGACAACGTCGATGCCACGCTCGAGTTGGCACACGACCTGGGACTGCGGGACGAAGTCCAAAGAGCGGACTCGAAGGCGGCCACGCGGTACCTGTGGCGTGCCGGCTCTCTGCACGAGCTTCCGGGCGGTGCGTTGGCCTTCGTGAGGAGTCCGGTTTTGAGCCTACGCGGACGCCTTCGCGTCCTGCTCGAACCGTTCCAACCGCGAGGACCGATCACGGAAGACGAGTCGGTCCACGCGTTCGGTGTGCGCCGCATCGGCACCGAGGCGGCGCATGTGCTCCTCGACGCGATGGTGTCGGGGACCTTCGCCGGTGATGCGAAGAAGCTCAGTCTTCCGAGCGCGTTCCCGAAGATGCGGGCCATGGAGGTGGAGCACGGAAGCTTGGTCAGGGCCATGATCGCGAGGAAGCGGAGCCGGAGTGGTGGAGGCCCTGCCGGGCCGGGAGGGACGCTGACATCGTTCCGCGGCGGCATGGAGACCCTGCCGCGCGCCCTGCACGAGCACTTCGGTGCCCGGCTACGGCTGAGCACGCGGGTACGAAGAGTGCGACGCGCGGATACCGGCCGATGGACGCTCACCCTATCCGAACATGAGCGCGTCGTGGCCGACCACGTCGTGCTGGCTGTTCCCGCACCCGCTGCTGCCGCGATGACGGCGCACCTCGACCCCGAGCTGGCTGAAGTACTGGGTCGCATGCCGACCGCGGCCGTCGTGGTCGTGGCGCTGGCGTATCGAGAGTCGGACTTGGCCGGGGCGCCCGACGGATTCGGCTTTCTCGTGCCGCGCTGCGAGGGAATCCGGATGCTCGGGTGTTTGCGCGACTCGACAATCTTCCCCGGTCGAGCGCCCGAGGGGAAGGTGCTGCTGCGTGTCATGGTCGGCGGGGCGCTCGATCCCGGGGCGATCGAGCTCACGGACGAGGAGCTCGAGGCCGTGGTGCGCCGTGAGTTGGACACGACCCTGGGGGTGAGGGCCAGCCCCCTGCTGACGCGCGTGATCAGACATCCTCTGGGCATCAGTCAATACACGCTCGGCCATGAGAAGCGGGTAAGGAGGATACGCAACGCGCTCGACACGCATCCCGGCTTGACGGTGGCGGGAAGCTCGTACATGGGTGTGAGCATGAACTCCTGCATCGAGCGTGCGGGCGTCGATGCAGAAGCCGTCGTCGACCACCTCGTCTCGGCCCCGGTCGAGGGCGCAGATATACCAAGCCGCGAACCCGATCTCGTAGGATGA
- the hemN gene encoding oxygen-independent coproporphyrinogen III oxidase — protein MTASTHDWGQVLEDLARFDRPGPRYTSYPTAVEFHEGVGCEEYGAALARADVERAEEPLSFYSHLPFCEHRCLFCGCHVVITPHMPVAKKYLEYLLREIDLVAERLPNRREIVQMHWGGGTPTYYDAEDLSTLFGKIRENFDFSQGAEIAIEVDPRVTDEEQLATLSELGFNRLSLGVQDLTPEVQAAITRNQTFEQTEQLIEDARGHGFSEGINVDLIYGLPRQELASFGESIERVISLRPDRIALYSFAYVPWIKGHQKKIDPKLLPPADVKVQLYLEGMRRFLDAGYVPIGMDHFALPDDELARAAEAGRLHRNFMGYSVMPAPDMIATGISGIGEVGHGFFQNRKKLSTYYADLDAGRLPVARGYALDEDDRIRQHVIRELMCNFRVDRLEVERVFSIDFADYFASELDALRPLEDAGFVSVTDTDVRVTSPGRLFVRNACMEFDRYLKRPKAEAPVFSRTV, from the coding sequence GTGACCGCATCGACCCATGACTGGGGGCAGGTCCTCGAGGATCTCGCCCGCTTCGATCGCCCGGGACCGCGCTACACCTCCTATCCCACCGCAGTCGAGTTCCACGAAGGCGTTGGGTGTGAGGAGTACGGGGCTGCGCTCGCCCGCGCCGACGTCGAGCGGGCAGAAGAGCCGCTGAGCTTCTATTCGCACCTCCCGTTCTGCGAGCACCGGTGCCTCTTCTGCGGATGCCATGTCGTCATCACGCCGCACATGCCGGTGGCGAAGAAGTACCTCGAGTACTTGCTGCGGGAGATCGACCTGGTTGCCGAGCGTCTCCCAAATCGCCGCGAGATCGTGCAGATGCACTGGGGGGGAGGTACCCCCACGTACTATGACGCCGAAGACCTCTCGACGTTGTTCGGGAAGATCCGTGAGAACTTCGACTTCTCGCAGGGTGCGGAGATCGCCATCGAGGTCGACCCACGTGTCACCGACGAAGAGCAACTCGCGACGCTGTCGGAGCTGGGGTTCAACCGCTTGAGCCTGGGGGTCCAGGACCTCACACCCGAGGTCCAGGCCGCGATCACGCGCAATCAGACGTTCGAGCAGACCGAGCAGCTCATTGAGGACGCGCGAGGGCACGGCTTCTCCGAGGGCATCAACGTCGACCTGATCTACGGTCTACCGAGACAGGAACTCGCTTCCTTCGGCGAGAGCATCGAACGCGTGATCTCGCTCCGTCCGGACCGCATCGCACTCTACTCGTTCGCGTACGTGCCCTGGATCAAGGGACACCAGAAGAAGATCGACCCGAAGCTGCTGCCGCCCGCCGACGTCAAGGTGCAGCTCTACCTCGAGGGCATGAGGAGATTCCTGGACGCCGGGTACGTCCCCATCGGGATGGACCACTTCGCGCTCCCGGACGACGAGCTCGCCCGCGCAGCGGAAGCCGGGCGGCTCCACAGGAACTTCATGGGCTACTCGGTCATGCCCGCTCCGGACATGATCGCGACCGGCATCTCCGGCATCGGTGAGGTGGGGCACGGCTTCTTTCAGAACCGTAAAAAGCTCTCCACGTACTACGCCGACCTGGACGCCGGCCGCCTTCCCGTCGCGCGAGGATACGCGCTGGACGAGGACGACCGGATCCGCCAGCACGTGATTCGCGAGCTGATGTGCAACTTCCGCGTGGACCGGCTTGAGGTCGAACGCGTCTTCTCCATCGACTTCGCGGACTACTTCGCCTCGGAACTGGACGCCCTGCGCCCGCTCGAGGACGCCGGATTCGTCTCGGTGACCGACACGGACGTGCGCGTGACCTCACCCGGACGCCTTTTCGTGAGGAACGCGTGCATGGAGTTCGACCGGTACCTCAAACGCCCGAAGGCCGAAGCGCCCGTCTTCTCGAGGACGGTCTGA
- a CDS encoding CBS domain-containing protein codes for MIVLAVCDIMQTDVVTVTTYTTARDLARLLSDEEISGVPVLDGSGHLAGVVSSTDLVRLAAEDSCVQLTASVLRTEVERIHDPDADEVEAHPHGFFLREDWLFDGRRFLDQLPESDFDTVLVRDIMTPVPFSVEPEMPLSELCELLVRGRIHRAVVVEKGQLLGIVTSVDVLRAVAEHGVEV; via the coding sequence GTGATCGTGCTCGCGGTGTGCGATATCATGCAGACGGACGTCGTAACCGTGACGACGTACACAACAGCTCGGGACCTGGCGCGTCTCCTCTCGGACGAGGAGATCAGCGGAGTCCCGGTGCTCGACGGGAGCGGGCACCTGGCGGGCGTGGTCTCGTCGACCGACCTGGTGCGCCTGGCCGCGGAGGACTCGTGCGTCCAGCTCACCGCGTCTGTCCTGCGCACCGAGGTCGAGCGCATTCACGATCCGGACGCGGACGAGGTCGAAGCCCATCCGCACGGGTTCTTTCTCCGGGAGGATTGGCTGTTCGACGGCCGGCGCTTCCTCGATCAACTCCCCGAGAGTGACTTCGACACGGTTCTGGTCCGCGACATCATGACCCCCGTGCCGTTCTCCGTGGAACCGGAGATGCCGCTATCCGAACTGTGTGAGCTCCTGGTGCGTGGACGAATCCACCGGGCCGTGGTCGTCGAGAAAGGACAGCTCCTGGGAATCGTAACGTCGGTAGATGTGCTCCGAGCGGTCGCAGAACACGGGGTGGAGGTGTAG
- a CDS encoding universal stress protein, which produces MYRQIVVPLDGSTFAEAALPLALALSRRTGARLHLVTVIEPLRTFVYADVYAEWEPTAKEWSGEYLSAVSERISAHAGGAVTTALPTGHVVETLLTETQAREADVVVMATHGRGALSRAWLGSVADGFLHHADRPVLLIRPKEGEHPPATPADGFETLLVPLDGSELSESALAHAMELGELFGSAYHLTRVVSYPHDIASPYRPHTVRTNQDVLGEAKADSAEYLEGHAERMRRRGLRVTTSVAVDVQAGHGILTEAEAVGCDSIAMATHGRTGVRRLLLGSAADKVLRGTHLPLLLYRPTKIPA; this is translated from the coding sequence ATGTACAGACAGATCGTGGTGCCTCTCGACGGATCGACGTTCGCCGAGGCCGCTCTCCCTCTCGCTCTGGCCCTGTCGAGGAGGACGGGAGCGAGGCTCCACCTGGTGACCGTCATCGAACCGCTTCGGACGTTCGTGTACGCGGACGTGTACGCGGAGTGGGAGCCGACGGCGAAGGAGTGGAGTGGGGAGTATCTATCTGCCGTCAGCGAGCGCATCTCCGCGCACGCCGGTGGAGCGGTGACCACGGCGCTCCCCACGGGCCACGTCGTAGAGACGCTCCTCACCGAAACCCAAGCCCGTGAAGCCGATGTCGTCGTCATGGCGACGCATGGCCGCGGCGCGCTTTCGCGGGCGTGGCTCGGGTCGGTCGCCGACGGGTTCTTGCATCACGCGGACAGGCCTGTCCTCCTCATACGGCCAAAGGAGGGCGAGCATCCCCCGGCAACGCCGGCAGACGGCTTCGAGACTCTGCTGGTTCCGCTCGACGGCTCTGAGCTGTCCGAGTCCGCGCTTGCTCACGCGATGGAGTTAGGAGAGCTCTTCGGCTCGGCGTACCATCTGACCCGGGTGGTCTCCTACCCCCACGACATCGCTTCGCCGTACCGGCCCCACACCGTGCGAACGAACCAGGACGTTTTGGGCGAGGCGAAGGCGGACTCGGCAGAATACCTGGAGGGACACGCCGAGCGTATGCGTCGACGCGGCCTCCGCGTCACGACGTCCGTTGCCGTCGATGTCCAGGCCGGGCACGGCATTCTCACCGAGGCGGAAGCCGTGGGCTGCGACTCCATCGCCATGGCGACGCACGGACGTACCGGCGTCCGCCGACTCCTTCTCGGGAGCGCAGCGGACAAGGTCCTTCGCGGCACGCATCTCCCACTGCTGCTCTATCGACCCACCAAGATTCCCGCCTGA
- the nirK gene encoding nitrite reductase, copper-containing yields the protein MTKKTKRSGSFWTLLVGLTTLSVLLLSFARGEEPAGTAFSLDAPNLPSLRGSETAFLTDAPLVPPPITRDYATRVVVKLETVEVKKEIAPGVEYTFWTFGGSVPGKFIRVREGDEVEFHLSNHPTSVAAHNIDLHAVTGPGGGAKATFTVPGQETSFTFRAINPGLYVYHCAVAPVGMHIGNGMYGLILVEPKEGLPEVDREFYVMQGEFYTEGKTGEAGHHAFDYAEALTEIPDYVLFNGSLGSMVGDKALQARQGERIRLFVGNGGPNLVSSFHVIGEIFDNVYAGGGTTVSNNVQTTLIPAGGAAIAEFRADVPGTYIMVDHSIFRAFDKGALGMIEVTGSTTPIFTDGADSPAQSH from the coding sequence ATGACGAAAAAAACCAAGCGCTCCGGGTCGTTCTGGACGCTTCTCGTCGGACTGACTACTCTGTCCGTACTGCTTCTGAGCTTTGCGCGGGGTGAGGAGCCGGCGGGCACCGCATTTTCCCTGGACGCGCCGAACCTCCCGTCTCTCCGAGGCTCGGAGACCGCTTTTCTCACCGACGCCCCGCTCGTACCGCCTCCCATCACTCGGGACTACGCCACCAGGGTCGTGGTCAAGCTGGAAACCGTGGAGGTGAAGAAAGAGATCGCGCCCGGCGTGGAGTACACGTTCTGGACGTTTGGCGGCTCTGTCCCGGGCAAATTCATCCGAGTCCGCGAGGGCGACGAGGTCGAGTTCCACCTGAGCAACCACCCCACGAGCGTCGCGGCGCACAACATCGACCTGCATGCCGTGACGGGGCCGGGCGGAGGAGCCAAGGCGACCTTCACGGTTCCCGGTCAGGAGACGTCCTTCACGTTCCGCGCCATCAACCCGGGTCTGTACGTCTATCACTGCGCGGTCGCACCGGTCGGCATGCACATCGGGAACGGCATGTACGGCCTCATCCTGGTCGAGCCCAAAGAGGGACTGCCCGAGGTCGACCGTGAGTTCTACGTGATGCAGGGCGAGTTCTACACCGAAGGCAAGACGGGTGAGGCAGGCCACCACGCCTTCGACTACGCCGAGGCCCTCACCGAGATCCCCGACTACGTGCTGTTCAACGGGTCACTGGGATCGATGGTCGGTGACAAGGCTCTTCAGGCCCGACAAGGCGAGCGGATCCGCCTGTTCGTCGGAAACGGCGGGCCGAACCTCGTGTCGTCGTTCCACGTCATCGGGGAGATCTTCGACAACGTCTATGCCGGGGGCGGGACCACGGTGAGCAATAATGTTCAGACCACCCTCATCCCGGCCGGTGGCGCAGCGATCGCCGAGTTCCGCGCCGACGTTCCAGGCACCTACATCATGGTCGATCACTCGATCTTCCGTGCGTTCGACAAGGGTGCGCTCGGGATGATCGAAGTGACGGGAAGCACGACCCCGATCTTCACCGATGGCGCCGACTCCCCGGCCCAGAGCCACTGA